A DNA window from Theobroma cacao cultivar B97-61/B2 chromosome 5, Criollo_cocoa_genome_V2, whole genome shotgun sequence contains the following coding sequences:
- the LOC108662008 gene encoding putative disease resistance protein At5g05400: protein MYNILDHIPAAAQCILYTFDRIWDPDKKVEKLKKEVDKLKNARNQVQKSVDVAIKNEQEILEGVHRWFIEVDKKLTEEEVKITKAEETARKRCFLESFPNFMSRYHLRKEVDKEAKVIDQLLKDGEFDGVAHIPASDISFKSREHALAEIINALKDANVNMIGVYGLAGVGKTTLVKEVARQAKESKLFDALAMVDVTKASDTENIQEELADQIDLVFTDNINITRLRADRIRQKLKSTKTLVILDDIRSRLNLKAIGIPFGH, encoded by the coding sequence atgTACAACATTTTGGATCATATCCCCGCTGCTGCTCAATGCATTTTGTACACATTCGACCGCATATGGGACCCTGAtaagaaagttgaaaaactcAAGAAGGAAGTTGACAAACTGAAGAATGCAAGGAACCAAGTGCAGAAATCTGTTGATGTGGCTATAAAGAATGAGCAAGAGATTCTAGAGGGTGTCCATAGATGGTTTATTGAAGTCGATAAGAAGCTTACTGAAGAGGAAGTGAAAATAACCAAGGCTGAAGAAACAGCAAGGAAGAGATGTTTCCTGGAGTCGTTTCCGAATTTCATGTCTCGTTACCATCTCAGGAAGGAAGTGGATAAGGAGGCCAAGGTCATTGATCAACTCTTGAAAGATGGCGAATTTGACGGAGTGGCCCATATACCTGCTTCAGATATCAGCTTCAAGTCAAGAGAGCATGCTTTGGCTGAGATTATAAACGCATTGAAGGATGCAAATGTAAACATGATAGGCGTTTACGGGCTTGCTGGTGTGGGCAAGACCACCCTAGTCAAAGAAGTTGCTAGACAAGCCAAAGAGAGCAAGTTATTTGATGCCCTGGCCATGGTAGATGTAACCAAGGCTTCGGACACAGAAAATATTCAAGAAGAGTTGGCAGACCAGATTGATTTGGTGTTTACTGACAACATAAATATTACACGTCTGAGAGCGGATCGGATACGTCAGAAATTAAAGTCCACGAAGACTCTTGTGATTTTAGATGACATAAGGAGCAGACTAAATCTGAAAGCAATTGGTATTCCCTTCGGACATTAA
- the LOC18599492 gene encoding anthocyanidin 3-O-glucosyltransferase 2: protein MLQQATGSGPHVAVLAFPFGTHAAPLLTITRRLASAAPDTLFSFFSTAQSNAYLFSTSHHNTTFPNIKAYNVSDGAPEGYVFVGEPLEDVELFMTVAQENFRKGILEVAVAETERKLSCLVTDAFLWFGKDLAEENGVPWVPFFVSGACPLSSHVYTDTIRQNFGVGGMVGREDETLDFIPGMSNIRIRDLPEGILFGNLESIFSRMIHRMGQVLPEAVAVFINSFEELDPVVTSDMKSKLKKFLNVGPLTLSTPPAPAVPDSYGCLTWLDKQKPATVAYISFGSIATPPPNELVALAEALEASRVPFIWSLRDKSKVHLPNGFLDRANGILVPWAPQIDVLAHGAVGVFISHGGYNSMQESMSSGVPMIVRPFFGDHGLNGRMVEHVWEIGVIVEGGIFTKKCVTSCLDLVLAQEKGKKMRENLKALKELAHRAVGPEGSSTKNFKALLDFVCS from the exons ATGCTGCAGCAAGCCACCGGGTCTGGCCCTCACGTTGCTGTCCTAGCCTTCCCCTTCGGCACCCACGCTGCTCCGCTCCTCACCATCACCCGCCGCCTAGCCTCTGCTGCCCCTGACACTTTGTTTTCATTCTTCAGCACTGCGCAATCCAACGCCTACCTCTTCTCCACGTCCCACCACAATACTACATTCCCAAACATCAAAGCCTATAACGTTTCGGATGGAGCGCCGGAGGGCTATGTTTTTGTTGGGGAGCCGCTGGAGGATGTTGAGCTGTTCATGACAGTGGCGCAGGAGAATTTCAGGAAAGGAATATTGGAAGTGGCAGTAGCAGAGACAGAGAGGAAACTGAGCTGTTTGGTGACTGACGCTTTTCTTTGGTTTGGCAAGGATCTGGCAGAGGAGAACGGTGTGCCTTGGGTACCCTTTTTTGTTTCAGGAGCTTGCCCCCTTTCTTCCCATGTTTATACTGATACCATAAGGCAAAACTTTGGAGTTGGAG GCATGGTTGGGCGAGAAGATGAGACCCTCGACTTCATTCCTGGAATGTCTAATATACGCATCCGTGACTTGCCTGAAGGAATCCTCTTTGGAAATCTGGAATCAATCTTCTCTCGCATGATACATCGAATGGGGCAAGTGCTACCTGAGGCAGTTGCAGTCTTCATAAACTCCTTTGAAGAACTAGACCCTGTGGTTACAAGTGATATGAAATCCAAGCTCAAGAAATTCTTAAATGTTGGACCTTTGACCCTTTCAACACCACCAGCACCAGCAGTTCCAGATTCTTATGGTTGCCTGACATGGCTTGACAAGCAAAAGCCTGCAACAGTGGCATATATTAGCTTTGGCTCGATCGCAACGCCACCGCCAAATGAACTTGTAGCACTAGCAGAAGCATTAGAAGCCAGCAGGGTTCCTTTCATATGGTCTTTAAGAGACAAATCGAAGGTACATTTGCCTAATGGGTTCTTAGACAGGGCCAATGGCATATTGGTGCCATGGGCTCCCCAAATAGATGTGCTAGCTCATGGTGCTGTTGGGGTGTTCATAAGCCATGGTGGTTATAACTCCATGCAAGAGAGCATGTCAAGTGGGGTGCCTATGATTGTCAGGCCATTTTTTGGGGACCATGGGCTCAACGGACGAATGGTAGAGCACGTTTGGGAGATTGGTGTGATTGTTGAGGGTGGAATTTTCACGAAGAAGTGCGTCACGAGTTGTTTGGATCTAGTTTTAGCACAAGAGAAGGGGAAGAAAATGAGGGAGAATTTGAAGGCACTCAAGGAACTTGCACATAGAGCAGTTGGACCAGAAGGTAGCTCCACTAAAAATTTCAAGGCATTGTTGGATTTTGTATGTAGCTAG
- the LOC18599491 gene encoding ADP-ribosylation factor produces MGQTFRKLFDTFFGNTEMRVVMLGLDAAGKTTILYKLHIGEVLSTVPTIGFNVEKVQYKNVIFTVWDVGGQEKLRPLWRHYFNNTDGLIYVVDSLDRERIGKAKQEFQAIINDPFMRNSVILVFANKQDMKGAMTPMEVCEGLGLFDLKNRKWHIQGTCALRGDGLYEGLDWLAGTLKEMKAAGYSSLGSSSF; encoded by the exons ATGGGTCAGACTTTTCGCAAGCTCTTCGATACCTTCTTCGGCAACACAGAGATGAGG GTAGTGATGCTAGGCCTTGATGCAGCTGGCAAAACGACTATATTGTACAAGTTGCACATTGGAGAAGTTTTATCAACTGTCCCCACCATTG GATTCAATGTTGAGAAAGTTCAATATAAGAATGTGATATTCACAGTTTGGGACGTTGGTGGACAAGAGAAACTAAGGCCACTCTGGAGGCACTATTTTAATAATACAGATGGACTG ATCTATGTTGTTGATTCCTTGGACCGAGAGAGGATTGGGAAAGCTAAACAAGAATTTCAG GCTATCATCAATGACCCATTTATGCGCAACAGTGTCATCTTGGTGTTTGCCAACAAGCAGGACATG AAAGGAGCAATGACCCCAATGGAGGTATGTGAGGGACTAGGCCTTTTTGATCTAAAGAACAGAAAGTGGCACATACAAGGGACTTGCGCGCTTAGAGGAGATGGTCTCTATGAAGGCTTGGACTGGTTAGCTGGAACTCTCAAGGAGATGAAAGCTGCTGGATATTCATCACTgggttcatcatcattctaa